In a genomic window of Dyadobacter fermentans DSM 18053:
- a CDS encoding LamG domain-containing protein, whose amino-acid sequence MKTLKNKLAVALCATTMFGVTSCYEKFDPESYAPDVTIGGFTSSDEIAKPNLVAHFPFDGTYNDVVSNTAGANTGTTFANGLKGQAMKGAKDGYVLFDPTAAILGLKSFTMTYWVNSPSTKAQGGIIGLVGLSQTDGFWGNIETFFENGGTETDGIFKAHIQNDKKDTWVSKEGIVNLYNSWNHIALSYDATSSTFSIYLNGSKTATTTVASFGDLKWQKPGKMVFGTVQFQTKPSLTSGASGQDWASYLTGLLDEVRIYNVALKDAEVDALVKLESRGK is encoded by the coding sequence ATGAAAACTTTAAAGAATAAACTGGCCGTGGCATTGTGTGCGACAACGATGTTCGGGGTAACATCCTGCTACGAAAAGTTCGATCCCGAAAGTTATGCCCCTGATGTCACAATCGGCGGATTCACAAGTTCTGACGAGATCGCGAAACCCAATCTGGTGGCGCATTTCCCTTTCGACGGCACCTATAACGATGTCGTATCGAACACCGCAGGCGCCAACACCGGCACCACGTTCGCCAACGGATTAAAAGGCCAGGCCATGAAAGGCGCAAAGGACGGCTACGTGCTTTTCGACCCGACTGCCGCCATCCTGGGCCTGAAAAGCTTTACGATGACTTATTGGGTGAACAGCCCGTCGACAAAAGCGCAGGGCGGCATCATCGGGCTCGTGGGGTTATCCCAAACGGATGGTTTCTGGGGCAACATCGAAACATTCTTTGAAAACGGCGGCACCGAGACCGACGGAATTTTCAAAGCGCATATTCAGAATGACAAAAAGGACACATGGGTTAGCAAAGAAGGAATTGTAAACCTTTACAACTCATGGAACCATATTGCATTGTCATACGATGCCACTTCATCCACATTCTCCATTTACTTAAACGGCTCCAAAACGGCTACCACCACGGTAGCCAGTTTTGGTGACCTGAAATGGCAAAAGCCGGGCAAAATGGTGTTCGGAACGGTGCAGTTCCAGACCAAGCCCAGCCTTACCTCCGGCGCTTCCGGGCAGGATTGGGCGAGCTACCTCACGGGCCTGCTCGATGAAGTGCGGATTTACAATGTTGCCTTGAAAGATGCCGAAGTGGATGCACTCGTCAAACTGGAATCAAGAGGAAAATAA
- a CDS encoding triple tyrosine motif-containing protein: MKSHLPGRAFKYKAGCGTAILFLLTIFLPSLAQETPPLINYPATLYKAHNQNWDISQSADDVIYSANSDGLLEHDGASWKLYPLPDGQIVRAALYDEQPSAPAGGKVLNRTAQAEQRIYVGGFSEFGYWKKEQDGQLRYYSLSKKAGFASLRTEEIWHILKTPKYIYFQSFSVIYRYDGKNLKEIKSPGNIMFMRFVQNRVLVQSIGKGIYELKGEKFEPLHGTESLSPAIVSSILPFRNGGILITTTKNGLYIWQNGTLTPWTIGISGELKRNIINRAIVMTRDSSLVFGTIQNGVYVVSKNGALRYQFNKETGLQNNTVLALKEDSQQQLWIGLDQGIDMVKMSSPIIAYQTSDNPLGSTYAAAIWHGKLYVGSNKGVFVKKWLSPEPFRPVWGLEGQTWALKVIDGQLLCGHNDATYRIEENGVTKISNINGGWVFLPVRNGQDTLLLQGAYVGLHVYKKDAKGIWTYAYPVKNSVPIPIRQIVRDRSGAFWLGHAYKGLFQTKLTPALDSAYQWKEFKAPQELPSEFSVEVVQWLNGQVRVRSGNAFFQPDAFGKLVASQDFSKEEENYKVRTGLHGDWFKVFMNRVVFYQPGKETRSLPLTLVRNSETVVPLSEDYYFFCLDNGYALYNRKSPDKHNDDDGAPVIRKVANLRNLNETFAISGSPSLPSEVRALRIAFALPVYGQNVQYKYRLKGLTDQWSEWTDQSFVEFTNLESTDYIFEIRSSLNDTIATYHFSVKPFWRETLLAKILFAVVIALALAALIVYQEKRLTRHRRKLIEEQEEKLRQQRLSSERQIMQIQNEKLQSEIQSKSQQLSNVAINVVKKNEILEEIRDELKQVKADMGHQLPNIHYQKLLNSIERNVAGKDDWVLFEQNFDEVHEHFFKRLRQIYPTISPSELRLAACLRMNLSTKEMAPVLGISVRGVEIKRYRLRKKLDLDNDANLAQFMMDI; encoded by the coding sequence ATGAAAAGTCATTTACCAGGCCGGGCCTTCAAATATAAGGCGGGTTGCGGTACTGCCATACTCTTTTTACTCACAATCTTCCTCCCCTCCCTGGCCCAGGAAACGCCCCCGCTGATCAACTATCCGGCCACACTTTACAAGGCCCATAACCAGAACTGGGACATCTCCCAAAGCGCCGACGACGTCATTTATTCCGCCAATTCCGACGGGCTGCTGGAACACGACGGCGCTTCGTGGAAACTGTACCCGTTGCCCGACGGCCAGATCGTCCGCGCGGCATTGTACGATGAACAACCATCCGCTCCGGCCGGAGGAAAAGTCCTCAACCGTACCGCACAGGCCGAACAGCGCATTTACGTAGGCGGATTTTCGGAGTTCGGATATTGGAAAAAAGAACAGGACGGCCAGCTGCGCTATTATTCACTGAGCAAAAAAGCAGGTTTCGCCAGCCTGCGAACCGAAGAGATCTGGCACATCCTCAAAACCCCGAAATACATCTATTTCCAATCGTTTTCAGTCATCTATCGTTACGACGGCAAAAACCTGAAAGAAATCAAGAGTCCCGGCAATATCATGTTCATGCGGTTTGTCCAAAACCGGGTACTTGTGCAATCGATCGGAAAGGGCATTTATGAGCTAAAAGGCGAAAAATTCGAACCCTTGCACGGCACGGAAAGTCTCTCGCCCGCGATCGTCTCCTCGATCCTCCCCTTCCGCAACGGCGGTATTCTCATTACAACCACCAAAAACGGGCTGTACATCTGGCAAAACGGCACATTGACGCCCTGGACCATCGGCATTTCCGGCGAGCTGAAACGTAACATCATCAACCGGGCGATCGTCATGACCCGCGACAGCAGCCTGGTGTTCGGTACGATACAAAATGGGGTGTATGTAGTTTCAAAAAATGGGGCATTGCGCTACCAGTTCAACAAGGAAACCGGCCTGCAAAACAATACGGTGCTTGCGCTGAAAGAAGATTCGCAACAACAACTATGGATCGGGCTTGATCAGGGCATTGATATGGTTAAAATGTCGTCGCCGATCATAGCTTACCAAACCAGCGACAACCCGCTTGGCTCAACCTACGCGGCGGCGATCTGGCACGGGAAGCTGTATGTGGGTTCCAACAAGGGAGTATTTGTTAAAAAATGGCTCTCACCCGAACCTTTCCGGCCGGTATGGGGGCTCGAAGGCCAGACCTGGGCGCTTAAAGTGATCGACGGACAGCTCCTGTGCGGCCACAATGATGCTACCTATCGCATTGAAGAAAACGGGGTTACCAAAATTTCGAATATCAATGGCGGCTGGGTGTTCCTTCCGGTGCGGAACGGGCAGGATACGCTTTTACTGCAAGGCGCCTATGTGGGATTGCACGTGTATAAAAAAGATGCAAAAGGCATCTGGACCTACGCCTACCCCGTCAAAAACTCGGTACCGATCCCGATCCGGCAGATCGTGCGCGACCGTTCGGGGGCATTCTGGCTCGGGCATGCTTACAAAGGACTGTTTCAAACCAAACTCACTCCCGCCCTCGATTCGGCATACCAATGGAAGGAATTTAAAGCGCCGCAGGAACTGCCCAGTGAATTTTCGGTGGAGGTGGTGCAATGGCTGAATGGGCAGGTACGCGTCCGTTCCGGCAACGCGTTTTTCCAGCCCGATGCCTTCGGGAAGCTCGTAGCGAGCCAGGATTTTTCGAAAGAAGAGGAAAACTATAAAGTAAGGACCGGCCTGCATGGCGACTGGTTCAAGGTGTTCATGAACCGCGTCGTATTTTATCAACCGGGGAAAGAAACGCGGAGCCTTCCGCTCACGCTCGTGCGCAACAGCGAAACCGTGGTGCCGCTTTCGGAAGATTACTATTTCTTTTGTCTCGACAATGGCTATGCACTATACAACCGCAAATCACCCGACAAGCACAACGACGACGACGGCGCGCCGGTGATCCGGAAGGTCGCCAACCTGCGCAATCTGAACGAGACATTCGCCATTTCGGGCAGCCCGTCGCTTCCCTCGGAAGTGCGTGCATTGCGGATCGCGTTCGCATTGCCGGTGTACGGGCAGAACGTACAATACAAATACCGCCTCAAAGGACTTACCGATCAATGGTCGGAATGGACGGACCAGAGCTTTGTGGAATTCACCAACCTCGAATCGACCGACTACATTTTCGAGATCCGCAGCAGCCTTAATGATACAATCGCGACCTATCATTTTAGCGTAAAACCTTTCTGGCGCGAAACCTTGCTTGCTAAAATCCTATTCGCCGTGGTGATTGCGCTGGCCCTCGCTGCGCTGATCGTGTATCAGGAAAAACGCCTGACGCGCCACCGCCGGAAGCTGATTGAGGAGCAGGAAGAAAAGCTGCGGCAGCAACGGCTGTCGAGCGAGCGGCAGATCATGCAAATCCAGAACGAGAAATTACAAAGCGAAATCCAGAGCAAAAGCCAGCAGCTATCCAATGTGGCCATTAACGTGGTTAAGAAAAACGAAATCCTGGAAGAAATCCGCGACGAGCTGAAACAGGTGAAAGCCGACATGGGGCATCAACTCCCCAACATCCATTACCAGAAATTATTGAACAGTATCGAACGCAACGTCGCCGGCAAGGACGACTGGGTTTTGTTCGAACAGAACTTCGACGAGGTACACGAGCACTTTTTCAAACGGCTCCGTCAGATTTATCCTACCATCTCCCCTTCCGAGCTGCGGCTCGCGGCATGCCTTCGCATGAATCTTTCGACAAAGGAAATGGCGCCCGTGCTGGGGATTTCCGTCCGCGGTGTGGAAATCAAGCGCTACCGCCTCCGCAAAAAGCTGGATTTGGACAACGATGCGAACCTGGCCCAATTTATGATGGACATCTGA
- a CDS encoding RagB/SusD family nutrient uptake outer membrane protein, with translation MKNISFKTNLKQKGLYLGLAALLIVPSSCSDSFLDVDPQGKQPGVVFWQNEADATKAVNAMYANLRSWNNTAFAAIAIESIGSDDAEKGSTASDATFFNQYDTFTVGSTEGQLGGFWEGQYQNINYANQVLDNIPAISMDETLKTRYLAEAKFVRAYSYFRLVRAFGDVPLRLTVPKDATEYNLPRTPKADVYAAIEKDLTEAAAVLPANYGAADLGRATKGAAQSLHAKVSMYQAKWQQVFDLTTQVISSGQYSLVADYEALFRIQNENSRESVFEIQNELVPSNKDASNSQYSQVQGVRGVQGGGWGFNVPTEELSKAFEAGDPRRDATIIFRGETTPSGDAIAATGDNPMYNQKSYVPFKLFVTGFNEGAQQNVRVIRYADVLLMNAEAANEIGNTTQALASLELVRARARGASKTILPKITTTDKAALRTAIWNERHYELAMENDRYFDVIRQGRAAQIFGPKGWKAGKNEVWPIPQNEIDISAGVLTQNPGY, from the coding sequence ATGAAAAATATAAGTTTTAAAACCAATTTGAAGCAAAAAGGGCTTTATCTGGGGCTGGCAGCGCTCCTGATCGTCCCTTCCTCTTGCAGCGACAGCTTCCTCGACGTGGACCCGCAGGGTAAGCAGCCGGGCGTGGTGTTCTGGCAAAACGAGGCTGACGCCACGAAAGCGGTGAATGCGATGTATGCCAATCTCCGCAGCTGGAACAATACCGCATTCGCGGCCATTGCCATCGAAAGCATCGGCTCGGACGATGCCGAAAAAGGCAGCACGGCTTCCGACGCGACGTTCTTTAACCAATACGACACCTTCACCGTGGGCTCCACAGAAGGCCAGCTGGGCGGTTTCTGGGAAGGCCAATATCAGAATATCAACTACGCCAATCAAGTGCTGGACAACATTCCGGCGATCAGCATGGACGAAACGCTGAAAACGCGGTATTTGGCAGAAGCGAAATTCGTTCGTGCATACTCCTACTTCCGCCTCGTAAGGGCATTCGGTGATGTGCCTTTGCGTTTGACGGTGCCGAAGGATGCGACAGAGTACAACCTGCCGCGCACACCCAAAGCGGATGTGTATGCGGCTATTGAGAAAGATCTGACGGAAGCTGCGGCTGTGCTCCCGGCTAATTATGGCGCCGCCGACCTTGGCCGTGCGACCAAAGGTGCTGCGCAGTCACTGCACGCCAAGGTATCCATGTACCAGGCCAAGTGGCAGCAGGTTTTTGACCTCACCACACAGGTGATCAGCTCCGGCCAGTACTCGCTGGTAGCCGATTACGAAGCATTGTTCCGCATTCAGAATGAGAATTCGAGAGAGTCGGTTTTTGAAATTCAGAACGAGCTTGTCCCTTCTAACAAAGACGCTTCGAACTCGCAATATTCGCAGGTGCAGGGGGTAAGAGGCGTACAAGGCGGCGGCTGGGGCTTTAATGTGCCTACGGAAGAGCTTTCCAAAGCATTCGAAGCGGGCGACCCGCGCCGCGATGCGACCATTATCTTCCGCGGCGAAACCACTCCTTCGGGTGATGCGATTGCGGCAACCGGCGATAACCCGATGTACAACCAGAAATCCTACGTGCCGTTCAAACTGTTTGTAACAGGTTTTAACGAAGGTGCGCAGCAGAATGTGCGGGTGATCCGCTATGCCGACGTGTTGCTGATGAATGCGGAAGCGGCAAATGAGATCGGAAACACCACTCAGGCGCTCGCTTCACTCGAACTGGTGCGTGCCCGTGCCCGCGGAGCCAGCAAAACGATCCTGCCGAAAATTACGACCACCGACAAGGCTGCTTTGCGCACGGCCATCTGGAACGAACGCCATTACGAACTCGCAATGGAAAACGACCGCTATTTCGACGTGATCCGCCAGGGCCGCGCTGCGCAGATCTTTGGACCGAAAGGCTGGAAAGCGGGTAAAAACGAAGTATGGCCGATCCCGCAGAACGAAATCGACATTAGTGCAGGTGTATTGACCCAAAACCCAGGTTATTAA
- a CDS encoding SusC/RagA family TonB-linked outer membrane protein, with amino-acid sequence MKTIVRLLYMLVFLAVGNIAFAQEINVTGKVTSSADNSALPGASVLIKGTTTGVPTDAEGNYAIKVPSTQSTLVFSMIGMTPQEITVGNQTTVNVALAEDAKALNEVLVVGYGSQKKLDVTGAITQIKGAEIAKQPSMNAVSGLQGKVAGVQINNSGKPGEAPQIRIRGVGTAYGSANPLYVVDGVWFDDISFLNSGDIESMNILKDASSQSIYGVRAANGVVLITTKKGKSGQAVIDYNGFVGYQKVTNQIEMANGNEYATMINELSRINGKPDILDPAQFGEGTDWYRQILRNGFLTNHQLSISGGGEKSTYNFSLGYLDQNGIVERNNFKRYTARLQNDFQVLKNLKVGYSATASYSKSKDEAGGIFRQLYAAGPVVPVYYADGTYGDPNDFSLGDGNNFNPQVTVDFYNQNTKKTLLTGNAYAELSLFKGLTFRSSLGGRYGQDETRTYVPQYVATFKQRNTTSFLEFVRPQTRYWIFENTLTYTKDFGQHSITALLGQSAQRDQSYKVTANALNVPYSSEGDLYLALGSADSRNITDEGDLGTYASYFGRVNYSFGERYLLNASLRADGSSKFFQGGNAWGYFPSVGAGWVISNEDFMKGQTIFDNLKIRGSWGKIGNASVPSNLSTLTVATGGGLAAIFGGQLNTGASINTIIPPTTYWERGVGTDAGIEASFLKSRLTVELDYYIKKTERAIFDIPVLTSIGTSSGRIVGNQADFQNKGFEFALNWRDDIGDGLSYSVGVNGAMNNNKVLSVTSGANPIYDGGVGLTSGALATRTRVGDPIGSFYGYVVDGIFQNEEEIRNSAQPSAKPGDFRYRDISGTNGTPDGNISGLDRQVIGNPNPKFTYGINTSWNYKNVDLMLDFQGVAKVDIYNANLGWRYGNENFTKDFYENRWHGEGTSNTYPSANIGGGQNYLPNTFFVQSGSYFRVRNAQIGYTFPQAFNEKLKIRKLRLYANAQNPLNFFKYKGLSPEVRANENKPTQANIDANVYPLSATYNFGINVTF; translated from the coding sequence ATGAAAACTATTGTACGATTACTGTACATGCTCGTTTTCCTGGCGGTAGGGAATATCGCCTTCGCACAGGAAATAAATGTGACTGGGAAAGTCACATCGAGTGCAGATAATTCGGCGCTGCCGGGCGCCAGTGTGCTCATCAAAGGCACCACCACCGGTGTTCCTACCGATGCCGAGGGTAACTACGCCATAAAAGTCCCGTCCACGCAATCCACCCTCGTATTCTCGATGATCGGAATGACACCCCAGGAAATCACAGTGGGCAACCAAACCACTGTGAATGTTGCGCTGGCCGAAGACGCCAAAGCATTGAATGAAGTGCTGGTGGTGGGTTACGGTTCCCAAAAGAAACTTGACGTAACGGGCGCTATCACGCAAATCAAGGGTGCCGAAATCGCGAAACAGCCTTCTATGAATGCCGTCAGCGGTTTGCAGGGTAAGGTTGCCGGTGTGCAGATCAACAACTCCGGTAAGCCGGGCGAGGCGCCGCAGATCCGCATCCGCGGTGTAGGAACAGCTTACGGCAGCGCCAACCCGCTATATGTGGTGGACGGTGTGTGGTTCGACGATATCAGCTTCCTCAACTCAGGCGACATCGAGAGCATGAACATCCTGAAAGATGCTTCCAGCCAATCCATTTACGGGGTGCGCGCAGCAAACGGGGTGGTACTGATTACAACCAAAAAGGGCAAATCAGGCCAGGCTGTCATCGATTACAATGGTTTTGTGGGTTACCAGAAAGTGACCAACCAGATCGAAATGGCGAATGGAAACGAGTACGCCACGATGATCAACGAGCTGAGCCGCATTAACGGTAAACCGGACATTCTCGACCCCGCGCAATTCGGCGAAGGCACCGACTGGTACCGCCAGATCCTGCGTAACGGATTCCTGACCAACCACCAGCTTTCGATCAGCGGTGGCGGTGAAAAATCAACCTACAACTTCTCACTTGGTTACCTGGATCAGAACGGTATCGTGGAGAGAAACAATTTCAAGCGCTACACGGCACGTTTGCAAAATGATTTCCAGGTGCTGAAAAACCTGAAAGTCGGCTATTCTGCAACCGCTTCTTACAGCAAATCGAAAGATGAAGCAGGCGGCATTTTCCGTCAGTTGTACGCGGCTGGCCCGGTTGTTCCTGTATACTACGCCGATGGTACTTATGGTGATCCCAACGATTTCAGCCTTGGGGACGGTAATAACTTCAACCCACAGGTAACAGTCGATTTTTATAATCAAAACACCAAAAAAACGCTGCTTACCGGTAATGCCTACGCAGAACTTTCGCTTTTCAAAGGCCTGACATTCCGCAGCAGCCTCGGCGGCCGTTACGGACAGGACGAAACCCGCACTTATGTGCCGCAATACGTGGCGACATTCAAGCAGCGCAATACGACCAGCTTCCTGGAATTCGTTCGTCCGCAGACCCGCTACTGGATTTTTGAAAATACATTGACCTACACCAAAGATTTCGGTCAGCACAGCATTACTGCATTGCTCGGTCAATCCGCACAGCGCGACCAGTCGTACAAGGTTACGGCCAATGCATTAAACGTGCCATACAGCAGCGAAGGCGATTTATACCTGGCATTAGGTAGCGCCGACAGCCGTAACATCACCGACGAAGGCGATCTCGGAACCTATGCTTCATATTTCGGTCGGGTAAACTACTCTTTCGGTGAGCGCTACTTGCTGAACGCGTCACTTCGTGCCGATGGTTCTTCGAAGTTCTTCCAGGGCGGCAATGCGTGGGGTTATTTCCCTTCGGTGGGTGCAGGCTGGGTGATCAGCAATGAAGACTTCATGAAAGGCCAGACGATTTTCGACAACCTGAAAATCCGCGGTAGCTGGGGTAAGATCGGTAATGCATCCGTGCCTTCCAACCTTTCTACACTGACCGTAGCCACTGGCGGCGGCCTGGCGGCGATCTTCGGCGGGCAGCTGAATACCGGTGCGAGCATTAACACGATCATCCCTCCTACCACTTACTGGGAGCGCGGTGTAGGTACCGACGCGGGTATCGAAGCTTCATTCCTGAAATCGCGGTTGACGGTTGAATTGGATTATTATATCAAGAAAACCGAACGTGCGATTTTCGACATTCCGGTACTGACTTCCATCGGTACAAGCTCTGGCCGCATCGTGGGTAACCAGGCCGACTTCCAGAATAAAGGTTTTGAATTCGCATTGAACTGGCGTGACGACATCGGCGACGGTCTTTCTTATAGCGTCGGAGTGAATGGTGCGATGAACAACAACAAAGTGCTTTCTGTAACCTCCGGAGCCAACCCGATTTATGACGGTGGCGTGGGCCTCACGAGCGGCGCGCTCGCCACACGTACCCGCGTAGGCGACCCGATCGGCTCATTCTACGGCTATGTGGTGGACGGTATTTTCCAGAATGAAGAAGAAATCAGAAACTCGGCACAGCCAAGCGCGAAACCGGGCGATTTCAGATACCGCGACATCAGCGGAACGAACGGAACCCCGGACGGCAACATCTCCGGTCTGGACCGCCAGGTAATCGGTAACCCGAACCCGAAATTCACGTACGGTATCAACACCAGCTGGAATTACAAAAATGTGGACCTGATGCTCGACTTCCAGGGCGTTGCCAAAGTGGATATCTACAATGCCAACCTCGGCTGGCGCTATGGTAACGAGAACTTTACCAAGGATTTCTACGAAAACAGATGGCACGGCGAAGGTACTTCGAACACCTATCCTTCGGCTAACATCGGAGGCGGCCAGAACTACCTGCCGAACACCTTCTTCGTACAAAGCGGCAGCTACTTCCGGGTAAGAAATGCGCAAATCGGCTACACTTTCCCGCAGGCATTCAACGAAAAGCTGAAAATCCGTAAGCTGCGTTTGTACGCGAATGCGCAAAACCCTTTGAATTTCTTTAAATACAAAGGCCTGTCGCCGGAGGTGAGAGCCAACGAAAACAAACCGACACAAGCCAATATCGACGCCAATGTGTACCCGCTTTCAGCGACTTACAACTTTGGTATTAATGTCACTTTCTAA